A DNA window from Candidatus Sulfidibacterium hydrothermale contains the following coding sequences:
- the panB gene encoding 3-methyl-2-oxobutanoate hydroxymethyltransferase, whose product MDGLYGSKRFPKITTHVLQEMKLKGEKIAMLTGYDYSMARLLDEAGIDVILVGDSASNVMAGHVTTLPITLDQMIYHASSVMRAVKRALVVVDLPFGTYQGNSKEALHSAIRIMKESGANAVKLEGGSEVVESIDRILSAGIPVLGHLGLTPQSINKFGTYVVRAKEEEEAAKLLRDAKLLEEAGCFGIVLEKIPADLAAKVTKMVKIPTIGIGAGHEVDGQVLVLHDMLGINQEFSPRFLRRYHNLHDEIIKAFLAYIRDVKAVDFPNDKEQY is encoded by the coding sequence ATGGACGGATTATACGGTTCGAAAAGATTTCCGAAAATTACAACCCACGTGCTTCAGGAGATGAAGTTAAAGGGAGAAAAGATAGCAATGCTTACCGGATACGATTATTCTATGGCGCGTTTACTTGACGAAGCCGGGATTGACGTAATTCTCGTAGGCGATTCGGCCTCCAATGTGATGGCCGGTCATGTAACTACATTGCCCATTACCCTGGATCAGATGATTTATCATGCTTCGTCGGTGATGCGGGCGGTAAAAAGGGCTTTGGTTGTGGTCGATTTGCCTTTTGGAACATATCAGGGAAACTCAAAAGAAGCATTGCATTCAGCCATTCGAATCATGAAAGAATCAGGAGCTAATGCTGTGAAGCTGGAAGGCGGTTCTGAAGTGGTAGAATCCATCGACCGGATTTTATCCGCCGGAATTCCTGTTTTGGGGCATCTCGGTCTTACTCCGCAATCGATAAATAAATTCGGTACTTATGTGGTTCGGGCTAAAGAGGAAGAAGAAGCCGCTAAATTGCTTCGCGATGCCAAACTGCTGGAAGAAGCCGGCTGTTTTGGAATTGTACTGGAAAAAATTCCGGCTGATCTGGCAGCCAAGGTGACGAAAATGGTTAAAATCCCTACCATTGGTATTGGTGCCGGACATGAAGTAGACGGCCAGGTATTGGTTTTACATGATATGCTGGGGATTAATCAGGAATTTTCACCTCGTTTTTTGCGGCGCTATCACAATCTTCATGATGAAATCATTAAGGCTTTTCTTGCCTATATTCGTGATGTGAAAGCGGTGGATTTCCCTAACGATAAAGAACAGTATTGA
- a CDS encoding RluA family pseudouridine synthase — protein MTPGIPLSKRILYEDNHLIVVNKLPSEIVQGDKTGDEPLSEALKSYLKKKYHKPGNVFLGVIHRLDRPVSGVVVFAKTGKALSRMNELVKQRQFKKTYWAVVKNMPPETEGELRHFLWRDTVKNKSFVGLHPKAGSKEAVLSYRILASGERYHLLEIDLHTGRHHQIRAQLAAVGCPIKGDLKYGFPRSNPDASIGLHARKVSFVHPVKKEPVTFLAPPPNDTLWNYFLKKVTEKT, from the coding sequence ATGACTCCCGGAATCCCTTTAAGTAAACGCATTTTATACGAAGACAATCATCTGATTGTGGTCAACAAGCTTCCATCAGAAATTGTTCAGGGCGATAAAACCGGGGATGAACCGCTAAGTGAAGCGTTAAAAAGTTACCTGAAAAAAAAGTACCATAAACCGGGAAATGTTTTCCTCGGCGTAATTCACCGCCTGGACCGGCCGGTAAGTGGCGTGGTGGTTTTTGCCAAAACCGGAAAAGCCCTCAGCCGTATGAATGAATTGGTAAAACAACGGCAGTTTAAAAAAACCTATTGGGCGGTGGTGAAAAATATGCCACCGGAGACAGAAGGAGAACTCCGCCATTTTTTGTGGCGGGATACGGTGAAAAATAAATCTTTTGTAGGCTTACATCCAAAAGCCGGTAGCAAAGAAGCTGTTTTAAGCTATCGTATCCTGGCTTCCGGTGAGCGTTATCATTTGCTGGAAATTGATTTGCATACCGGCAGGCATCATCAGATCAGGGCCCAGCTTGCTGCGGTGGGTTGTCCGATCAAAGGCGATTTAAAATATGGTTTTCCCCGTAGTAATCCGGATGCTTCCATTGGCTTGCATGCCCGGAAGGTTTCCTTTGTTCATCCGGTAAAAAAAGAACCGGTTACTTTTTTAGCGCCACCGCCCAACGATACGTTATGGAATTATTTTTTGAAAAAAGTAACGGAAAAAACATAA
- the trhA gene encoding PAQR family membrane homeostasis protein TrhA, with translation MKTYAKKRSYSPAEERWNIYSHGLGFLLSIPATIFLILKASHGDAWQIVSVSIYGASMMTLYLASTLYHSSKDPERRHKLNVFDHASIYLLIAGTYTPFLLVTLRGPWGWSLFGVIWAAAIGGVIFKLFYTGKFDVVSTIAYVAMGSIVIVAIKPLMAHLPLPGLYWLLAGGVSYIIGAVLYLQYKLPFHHAIFHFFVLAGSVCHFIAVYDYVLS, from the coding sequence TTGAAAACATACGCAAAAAAAAGAAGCTATTCTCCTGCCGAAGAAAGATGGAATATTTATTCTCATGGTTTGGGATTTCTGTTATCCATTCCGGCAACCATTTTTTTAATCCTGAAAGCTTCGCATGGGGATGCCTGGCAAATAGTCAGTGTAAGTATTTACGGCGCCAGCATGATGACGCTTTATCTGGCTTCCACACTTTACCATTCGTCTAAGGATCCGGAAAGGCGGCATAAGTTAAATGTTTTTGACCATGCTTCCATTTATTTACTGATTGCCGGAACGTATACCCCGTTTTTGTTGGTTACCCTTCGTGGCCCGTGGGGATGGAGCCTGTTTGGTGTTATTTGGGCTGCAGCCATTGGGGGTGTCATTTTTAAACTGTTTTATACCGGAAAATTTGATGTCGTTTCCACCATTGCTTATGTCGCCATGGGCTCTATTGTCATTGTGGCCATTAAACCGTTAATGGCGCATCTTCCGTTGCCGGGCCTTTATTGGCTGTTGGCCGGCGGGGTGAGTTATATTATCGGAGCCGTATTATACCTTCAGTACAAACTACCGTTTCATCACGCCATTTTCCATTTTTTTGTACTGGCCGGCAGTGTCTGTCATTTTATTGCGGTTTACGATTATGTACTGTCCTGA
- a CDS encoding NifB/NifX family molybdenum-iron cluster-binding protein codes for MEIIAAFSTDDGKTYVDKHSGDARYFDLYKITPDGSQFLKRVINPPKEEKRHADPEKAKGIAQLLKKEGVQVVVSKVFGPNIKRIRKQFVCIMMNDPEIAQSLSVLQQKTDLILSEWKAGEDRNVLNFKK; via the coding sequence ATGGAAATTATTGCCGCTTTTTCAACCGATGACGGAAAAACTTATGTAGATAAACATTCGGGAGATGCCCGTTATTTTGACTTGTACAAGATCACACCTGATGGGTCGCAATTTTTGAAACGCGTAATTAACCCGCCCAAAGAAGAAAAAAGACATGCCGATCCGGAAAAAGCCAAAGGAATTGCCCAGCTATTAAAAAAAGAAGGCGTTCAAGTGGTGGTTTCCAAGGTATTTGGCCCCAACATCAAACGAATCCGCAAACAGTTTGTCTGCATCATGATGAATGATCCGGAAATCGCACAAAGTCTGTCGGTTTTACAACAAAAAACAGACTTGATCCTCTCGGAATGGAAAGCCGGAGAAGACAGAAACGTATTGAACTTCAAGAAATAA
- a CDS encoding glycoside hydrolase family 53 protein, with amino-acid sequence MTNSKRFLILFTFLSFFSACKKANPTASPSQQIFIRAADLSFLPLWEYQGAHYFDRTGKEKPALEIFKNNGMNTVRLRLLVHPSSLFNSSLTQVTAFAQQIHLNGLKVWLDVHYSDTWADPAHQTKPATWQNLDFQQLRDSVFFYTKTVMTKIEPEYIEIGNEINNGLLWPDGHITNPYNFTTLIQAGIDAVRETDSATQIMIHYAGYRNAENFFAFLKKQKIDYDIIGLSYYPWWHGKSLDTLQNVVNYLSNTYQKPVIIAETAYPFTLLWNDNTNNVVGNTAQLISAFPATETGQKDFLQQLRHLTETNAYGGGFCYWEPEWVTIKKTDSVIGSPWENLALFDFNNQALPAMEIFNP; translated from the coding sequence ATGACGAATTCAAAGCGGTTTCTTATTCTTTTTACTTTTTTATCTTTTTTTTCTGCCTGTAAAAAAGCAAATCCAACGGCTTCCCCGTCCCAACAGATATTTATCCGGGCGGCTGATCTTTCTTTTTTACCATTATGGGAATACCAGGGCGCCCACTATTTTGACCGGACAGGAAAAGAAAAACCGGCACTCGAAATCTTTAAAAATAACGGGATGAATACAGTACGATTACGGTTATTGGTTCATCCTTCTTCTTTATTCAACAGCAGCCTTACGCAAGTTACTGCTTTTGCCCAACAAATACATCTCAACGGGTTAAAAGTATGGCTTGATGTACATTATTCGGACACCTGGGCCGACCCGGCACATCAAACCAAACCAGCGACCTGGCAAAACCTGGATTTTCAGCAACTTCGGGACAGTGTATTTTTTTATACCAAAACCGTAATGACAAAAATTGAACCGGAATATATCGAAATTGGAAATGAAATTAATAACGGATTACTGTGGCCGGACGGACATATTACAAATCCTTACAACTTTACCACACTGATACAAGCCGGAATTGATGCCGTAAGAGAAACAGATTCTGCCACACAAATCATGATTCATTACGCCGGATACCGAAATGCGGAAAACTTTTTTGCTTTTCTGAAAAAACAAAAAATAGATTACGATATCATCGGATTATCTTACTATCCCTGGTGGCACGGAAAATCACTTGACACACTGCAAAATGTAGTAAATTATCTTTCAAACACCTACCAAAAACCGGTTATCATTGCCGAAACAGCTTATCCGTTTACTCTTTTATGGAACGACAATACAAACAATGTTGTAGGAAATACCGCCCAGCTCATTTCGGCATTTCCGGCAACCGAAACCGGACAAAAAGATTTTTTACAACAGCTGCGACATCTTACCGAAACAAACGCCTATGGTGGTGGTTTTTGTTATTGGGAGCCCGAATGGGTTACCATTAAGAAAACAGATTCTGTTATTGGTTCCCCATGGGAGAACCTTGCCCTTTTTGATTTTAACAACCAGGCCTTGCCTGCTATGGAAATTTTTAACCCCTGA